The genomic DNA TCCGGTATCGACAGCGCTCTCTTCGAGGAAACGGTGCTCGACACCTCCACGGGCCATATCCTCAACGCCAACATGATCGACTACAAGTGGCGCACCTTCTCGGAACTTCCCCCCATCGACAACGTGGTTCTGGAAACCCCCGTTTCCAGTCATCGTTTTAAAGCCATTGGTGTCGGTGAGGTGGCCACATCCCCCGGTCCGATGGCCGTCCTGATGGCCGTTTCAAATGCCGTCGGCGTCTGGCTGCACGAATACCCCGTCACGCCGGAAAAAGTCCTCATGGCCCTGGGCAAGGTTGCGCCAAAAACCCGGACAGGAGGTGGAGCATGAAGCCCTTCATCCATATCAACGCCCTGACCGTCGATCAGGCCGTGGCGGCCCTGGTGGAGTACGACGGAAAGGCTCGGCTCAATGCGGGCGGGACAGACCTTTTTGGTGTGCTGAAGGATGAGTTCCTCCCGGAATATCCTGAGGCGATCATCAATATCAAAACCGTCGCCGGACTCGATTACATCATCGAGGAAAAGGGGGGCATCAGGATTGGGGCGCTGGCAAAACTCTCCGACCTGGCGAGCGACCCCCTACTCAGAGAACGTTACGGCGTTCTCGCCGAGGCGGCCCGTGCCGTGGCCAGCCCACAGCTCCGCAATGTGGCCACTATCGGCGGCAACCTCTGTCAGGATGTGCGCTGTTGCTATTACCGCTACCCACGGCATATCGGCGGCCCCATTCAGTGTGCACGCAAGGGCAGCGGGCCTTGCCTTGCCGTGCGGGGTGACAACCGCTGTCACGCCCTCCTGGAGGGACGGAAATGTTTCGCCGTCTGCCCTTCGGATATGGCTGTCGCCTTGACGGCCCTCGATGCGCGGATGCTCGTGGCCGGTCCGGCCGGTGAACGGCGGATCGCGGTCAGGGAGTTCTACACCCCGCTGGGCANNNNNNNNNNNNNNNNNNNNNNNNNNNNNNNNNNNNNNNNNNNNNNNNNNNNNNNNNNNNNNNNNNNNNNNNNNNNNNNGAAATCGAAGTTCCGGCGGTCACCGGCGCGGCGCGGCAGGTTTTTTCCAAATTCACGCTCCGGCAGCCCATCGATTTTGCCATCGTCAGTGTCGCCGCGGTCACTACGGTGACGAATGGGGTCTGCACCGATGCCCGCATCGCCCTCGGAGCGGTCGCACCTGGAGCCTATCGTGCCGCGGCGGCCGAGGAGTTCTTGAAAGGCCGGGCCATCGACGGGGATACCGCCGCCAAGGCAGGCGAACTGGCCTTGCAGGGTGCAAAGCCGCTGAGCCGAAACGCCTACAAGATCGAGATCGCCAAAACTCTGGTGACAAGGGCGGTCATGGGTCTCCTCCCTGACGAGAGGCAACACGAAAATTTAACAGATACCTCTGTTTACG from Desulfuromonas sp. TF includes the following:
- a CDS encoding xanthine dehydrogenase family protein subunit M codes for the protein MKPFIHINALTVDQAVAALVEYDGKARLNAGGTDLFGVLKDEFLPEYPEAIINIKTVAGLDYIIEEKGGIRIGALAKLSDLASDPLLRERYGVLAEAARAVASPQLRNVATIGGNLCQDVRCCYYRYPRHIGGPIQCARKGSGPCLAVRGDNRCHALLEGRKCFAVCPSDMAVALTALDARMLVAGPAGERRIAVREFYTPLG
- a CDS encoding xanthine dehydrogenase family protein subunit M → EIEVPAVTGAARQVFSKFTLRQPIDFAIVSVAAVTTVTNGVCTDARIALGAVAPGAYRAAAAEEFLKGRAIDGDTAAKAGELALQGAKPLSRNAYKIEIAKTLVTRAVMGLLPDERQHENLTDTSVYDPTALSTFHRCGSTASPGAAVVDPGKPSRLHLE